In a genomic window of Candidatus Chazhemtobacterium aquaticus:
- a CDS encoding phosphotransferase family protein: MLEMVERQVSRIVNLPKLKEANFSSEIEVRPGSPFYVCVLEKEDGEKIILKMGTPGRVKKEVEGYGLVPEIFPKPKILSVSNWGIEYEFFEGEELFDLVRGDRQEAFQTYQDYVDRTMALWTGNMRKAGEEKTVYDHRRLTEKTLKKIGKSLESGKVGFAGDQPMVINGREYPSLKDTFGLAVSLVGEPEEIVLDTGDANGSNILIAQDGRWVLIDFEKAGWYDPAYIIARQIGQWALTVNDPNDVSCSYSLRGNKNVIEYSADVPNLVSLMETEAMVLGSYLTSVGDNSWKQRAACYQLVFLSRMAVLSSSRFYSLLRQKDLSKVVMAKAVEGFYQLID; this comes from the coding sequence ATGTTAGAAATGGTTGAGCGGCAAGTCAGCCGTATCGTCAACCTGCCCAAACTTAAAGAAGCTAATTTTTCCAGCGAGATAGAAGTTCGTCCGGGTTCCCCTTTTTATGTTTGTGTCCTTGAGAAGGAGGATGGGGAGAAGATTATTTTGAAGATGGGGACGCCGGGAAGAGTGAAGAAAGAGGTTGAAGGGTATGGTTTGGTGCCAGAGATATTTCCTAAGCCTAAAATATTGTCCGTTTCTAATTGGGGGATCGAGTATGAGTTTTTTGAGGGAGAAGAGTTGTTTGACTTGGTTCGAGGAGACAGGCAAGAAGCGTTTCAAACATATCAGGACTATGTAGACAGGACTATGGCATTATGGACGGGAAATATGCGGAAGGCGGGTGAGGAAAAGACTGTATATGACCACCGCCGTTTGACAGAAAAAACCTTGAAGAAAATAGGTAAGAGTTTGGAAAGTGGAAAAGTTGGTTTTGCCGGGGATCAACCAATGGTAATTAATGGTAGAGAGTACCCTTCTTTGAAGGATACTTTTGGTTTGGCTGTTTCTTTGGTGGGAGAGCCAGAAGAGATAGTGCTGGATACTGGTGATGCCAATGGATCAAATATTTTGATAGCTCAAGATGGAAGATGGGTATTAATTGACTTTGAAAAGGCTGGTTGGTATGACCCGGCCTACATCATTGCTAGACAGATCGGACAGTGGGCATTGACCGTTAATGATCCCAATGATGTCAGTTGCTCTTACTCTCTCCGGGGAAATAAAAATGTAATTGAGTACTCGGCTGATGTTCCCAATTTGGTTTCACTAATGGAAACAGAGGCAATGGTGCTGGGGAGTTATCTTACAAGTGTCGGGGATAACTCGTGGAAGCAGCGGGCGGCGTGTTATCAACTGGTTTTTTTGTCGAGGATGGCTGTTCTAAGCTCATCAAGGTTTTATAGCTTGCTGCGGCAAAAAGACTTGTCGAAAGTTGTCATGGCTAAAGCAGTAGAGGGTTTTTATCAATTAATTGATTAA
- a CDS encoding DUF2130 domain-containing protein → MTRQIQDEVIAAERVKHEEELESVRKQAEQDAGKKLESQYELTVKNLTETANEEKDRNKALLKQLEDLNTEIRGLRRKDEERDLQMKKTIAEEEEKIRLDARRQAESEHQLKDREKDKKLSDLEQQLKDAQIKLQQGSQQTQGEILELEIESLLRDTFAFDLVDEIKKGQNGADIRQTVCSRNGTKCGVILWEFKNYQKNWSDSWLSKLKQDQRNESADVAILVSSTIPNNMQSDMEFRDGVWVCKPSLVVPLATALRDRLHDVARQKAIGEHRGKKADLMFDYITGTEFRQQVEAMVEVHQEMKDQIDRERKAYESSWKKREQQLNRYLLGLAGVCGNVQGIAGQSSIPTFKGLDVLELESGL, encoded by the coding sequence TTGACGAGGCAGATACAGGATGAGGTTATTGCAGCAGAGCGTGTAAAACATGAGGAAGAGCTCGAATCAGTGAGGAAACAAGCAGAGCAGGATGCTGGTAAAAAACTTGAGTCTCAATATGAGCTCACAGTCAAGAATCTCACGGAAACTGCAAATGAAGAAAAAGATAGGAATAAAGCCTTGCTTAAACAATTGGAAGATTTAAATACAGAGATTAGAGGTCTGAGAAGAAAGGATGAGGAGAGAGATCTTCAGATGAAAAAAACTATAGCTGAGGAAGAAGAAAAGATTAGACTTGACGCTAGAAGGCAAGCAGAATCGGAGCATCAATTGAAGGATAGGGAAAAAGACAAGAAGTTGAGTGATCTCGAGCAGCAACTTAAAGATGCTCAGATCAAGTTGCAACAAGGATCTCAGCAAACACAAGGCGAGATCCTAGAGCTGGAAATAGAATCTCTATTAAGAGATACCTTTGCCTTTGATTTGGTAGATGAGATTAAAAAGGGACAAAACGGGGCAGACATTAGACAGACGGTTTGTTCTCGAAATGGGACGAAATGTGGGGTGATTCTTTGGGAATTTAAAAACTACCAGAAGAACTGGTCAGATAGTTGGTTGTCTAAACTTAAACAAGATCAACGGAATGAAAGTGCTGATGTAGCGATTTTGGTTTCGAGCACGATTCCAAATAACATGCAGTCTGATATGGAATTTAGGGATGGCGTTTGGGTTTGTAAGCCAAGCTTGGTCGTCCCTCTTGCTACAGCACTTCGTGATCGTTTACATGATGTCGCACGTCAAAAAGCAATAGGAGAACACAGAGGTAAAAAGGCTGATTTGATGTTTGACTACATTACTGGGACGGAATTTCGCCAACAAGTAGAGGCAATGGTAGAGGTTCACCAGGAAATGAAAGATCAAATTGATAGAGAAAGGAAAGCTTATGAATCTTCATGGAAAAAGCGAGAACAACAATTAAATAGATATTTATTAGGCTTGGCGGGGGTTTGTGGGAATGTTCAAGGAATAGCTGGACAATCTTCTATACCGACATTTAAAGGTTTGGATGTTTTGGAGTTAGAAAGTGGTCTTTAA
- a CDS encoding SDH family Clp fold serine proteinase: MAGSKIPVIGQVLNERNQSHDTRKKVIIKLERELGRTVISLFTSFKYPVILSDDDADMLEALLQTMDLSDGIALLLSSPGGSGLAAERIINICRRYSGTGDYWVIIPGKAKSAATMVCFGASKIYMGPASELGPIDPQLSFVEDGRYKRFSLYNIVESYRDLFDKATNEKGNLEPYLQQLLRYDSREIKEYEDAISLSADIAVGALKTGMMSSLSKKDIKKNIKMFLTPKVTKAHGRLIDRDKANSCKLVVENMEKDDKVWSPSYELFVRLNSFVSNQVTKCVESREQSYVSSIDAHQ, from the coding sequence ATGGCAGGCAGTAAGATACCTGTAATAGGACAGGTGCTTAATGAGAGAAATCAATCTCACGATACGAGAAAGAAGGTAATAATTAAGCTTGAACGAGAGTTGGGCAGGACTGTTATTTCTCTTTTTACTAGCTTTAAATATCCAGTTATCTTGAGTGATGATGATGCTGATATGCTAGAGGCTTTATTGCAGACAATGGACTTGAGTGATGGTATTGCTTTATTGCTAAGTTCGCCAGGCGGAAGTGGTTTGGCCGCAGAACGAATAATAAATATTTGTAGACGGTACAGTGGCACAGGTGACTACTGGGTAATCATTCCAGGGAAAGCTAAATCTGCTGCGACTATGGTATGTTTCGGTGCAAGCAAAATATATATGGGACCAGCTTCGGAGTTGGGACCTATTGATCCTCAATTGTCGTTTGTGGAAGATGGTAGGTATAAGAGGTTTTCGCTATATAACATTGTGGAGAGTTATAGAGACTTGTTCGATAAGGCGACAAATGAAAAAGGGAATCTCGAACCTTATCTCCAACAACTTCTCAGATATGACTCAAGAGAAATAAAAGAATACGAAGATGCAATCTCCTTGTCAGCAGATATTGCGGTCGGAGCTTTGAAAACAGGGATGATGTCGTCATTAAGTAAAAAAGACATAAAAAAGAACATAAAGATGTTCTTAACGCCAAAAGTTACAAAGGCTCATGGCCGCCTAATTGATAGAGACAAGGCTAATTCTTGCAAGTTGGTGGTTGAGAACATGGAAAAAGATGATAAGGTTTGGTCGCCTAGTTATGAACTATTTGTGCGTCTGAATAGTTTTGTTTCTAATCAGGTAACCAAGTGCGTGGAAAGTAGAGAACAGTCATATGTCTCCAGCATTGATGCACATCAATGA
- a CDS encoding DUF5652 family protein — translation MRGNWEIMEAAMGGWWTVLMLIIVADVILRGMGMWRAARKGQQGWFVAMLVINSVGILPVVYMLFFEKKGKK, via the coding sequence ATGAGAGGTAACTGGGAGATAATGGAGGCGGCAATGGGTGGGTGGTGGACGGTGTTGATGTTGATAATCGTGGCTGATGTGATTTTACGAGGCATGGGAATGTGGAGAGCGGCTAGAAAAGGACAGCAAGGCTGGTTTGTGGCAATGTTGGTGATAAATAGCGTGGGGATATTGCCGGTGGTTTATATGCTGTTTTTTGAGAAAAAGGGGAAGAAATAA
- a CDS encoding phage holin family protein, producing MLVNLVVNAIAFYVVAYLIPGVEIAGWEALLVVAVVWGIMAMLVRPLLVLLTLPVNIATLGLFTFVINALLLMLTARLVPGFEIVSFWVALLAAVMLSLVNMVLSRIR from the coding sequence ATGTTAGTAAACTTAGTAGTGAATGCGATTGCTTTTTATGTAGTAGCTTATCTGATTCCTGGGGTGGAGATTGCAGGATGGGAGGCTTTGTTAGTAGTGGCGGTAGTGTGGGGGATAATGGCGATGCTGGTGAGGCCATTACTGGTATTACTAACGTTGCCGGTGAATATCGCAACACTGGGATTGTTTACCTTTGTGATTAATGCGTTGCTACTTATGTTGACGGCTAGATTGGTACCAGGATTTGAGATTGTGAGTTTCTGGGTGGCGTTACTGGCAGCGGTGATGTTGTCTTTGGTTAATATGGTGCTATCAAGGATTAGATGA
- a CDS encoding thymidine kinase, which yields MAVPKEKRNHVENLRGKDGKLRVIDASMYSGKTERLITMAKRFERSGIPTQAFKHPIDNRYNGPTTLNSHSGLSHPCEAYAHPFEVYQHIKPETLVVLWDEAQFYTDPDDPHKAHQLHQAMILTVEQLVHEGRLVVIAGLGLDFKGEGFGPMPELLAHASQVEKLTAVCAHCGSLDADRTQRLIDGQPAPYNSPLIVVGAQENYEARCRDCHDVPGAPSFHDLLASFLEE from the coding sequence GTGGCAGTTCCAAAAGAAAAACGAAACCACGTAGAAAACCTTCGCGGAAAAGACGGCAAACTCCGCGTCATCGACGCCTCCATGTACTCCGGCAAAACCGAACGCCTCATCACCATGGCCAAACGATTTGAACGCTCCGGCATCCCCACCCAAGCCTTCAAGCACCCCATTGATAATCGTTACAACGGCCCCACTACCCTAAACTCCCACTCTGGTCTCTCCCATCCTTGCGAAGCCTATGCCCACCCTTTTGAGGTCTACCAACACATTAAGCCGGAAACTCTAGTCGTTCTCTGGGACGAAGCCCAGTTCTACACTGATCCCGACGATCCTCATAAAGCCCACCAACTTCACCAAGCCATGATTCTCACTGTCGAACAACTGGTTCATGAAGGTCGCCTAGTTGTCATCGCCGGTCTCGGCCTTGACTTTAAAGGTGAGGGTTTTGGTCCCATGCCCGAACTCCTAGCCCATGCCAGCCAAGTCGAAAAGTTAACTGCCGTTTGTGCTCACTGTGGCTCACTCGATGCCGATCGCACCCAACGCCTCATTGATGGCCAGCCCGCTCCCTACAACAGCCCTCTCATTGTTGTTGGTGCCCAGGAAAACTACGAAGCCCGATGCCGTGACTGCCATGATGTTCCAGGCGCTCCCAGCTTCCATGATCTCCTCGCTTCCTTTTTGGAAGAATAA
- the rpoD gene encoding RNA polymerase sigma factor RpoD, whose product MATKKNKITIPKQTISWEGLLEQGREQGFVTQEDILRLFPEAEEHIDEVDKLYDQLLKEEIDVFETVEEGEEVEVSEVSEELEKELEALTALDDKAIKDPVRMYLKEIGRIPLLAREEEISLAQRVDKGDVKAKEKLTSSNLRLVVSIAKKYIGRGMSFLDLIQEGNKGLIRAVEKYDWTKGFKFSTYATWWIRQAITRAIADQARTIRIPVHMVETINKLMKTQRQLMQELGREPTPEEVGSVLEIDPDRVREIFKIAQKTTSLETPIGDEEDSLLGDFIPDETQASPYDQTSQRLLKENVQEVMDSLSDREKKVLEMRFGLHGEKPMTLEEVGREFGVTRERIRQIEAKALRKLRHPSSKKKLQDYL is encoded by the coding sequence ATGGCTACTAAGAAGAATAAGATAACGATCCCAAAGCAAACCATCAGTTGGGAAGGATTGCTGGAACAGGGCCGCGAACAGGGGTTTGTGACTCAAGAGGATATTTTGCGCCTATTTCCTGAGGCTGAGGAGCATATTGATGAGGTTGACAAGCTATATGATCAGTTATTGAAGGAGGAGATTGATGTATTTGAGACGGTGGAGGAAGGTGAAGAGGTTGAGGTAAGCGAGGTAAGTGAGGAACTAGAAAAGGAACTTGAGGCATTAACGGCTTTGGATGATAAGGCGATTAAGGATCCGGTAAGAATGTATTTAAAAGAGATTGGTCGGATTCCTTTGTTGGCTCGAGAGGAGGAGATTTCTTTAGCGCAGAGAGTGGATAAGGGAGATGTAAAGGCAAAGGAGAAGTTGACCTCGAGTAACTTGAGATTGGTGGTGTCGATTGCAAAGAAGTATATCGGCAGAGGAATGAGCTTCTTGGACTTAATCCAGGAGGGAAACAAGGGACTAATTCGAGCGGTAGAGAAGTATGACTGGACCAAGGGTTTTAAGTTTTCAACCTATGCAACTTGGTGGATTAGACAGGCGATCACTAGAGCGATTGCAGATCAGGCAAGGACGATTCGAATTCCGGTTCACATGGTGGAGACAATCAACAAGCTAATGAAGACACAGAGGCAGTTGATGCAAGAACTGGGCAGAGAGCCAACTCCGGAAGAGGTAGGAAGTGTGCTGGAGATAGATCCTGATAGAGTTAGGGAGATTTTTAAGATTGCTCAGAAGACAACCTCACTAGAGACACCGATTGGAGATGAAGAGGATTCGCTATTGGGTGATTTTATTCCTGATGAGACACAGGCTTCACCTTATGACCAGACTTCTCAGAGATTACTTAAGGAAAATGTACAGGAAGTGATGGACTCGTTGTCTGATCGGGAGAAGAAGGTGTTAGAGATGCGATTTGGATTGCATGGTGAGAAGCCAATGACTTTAGAAGAGGTGGGGAGAGAGTTTGGAGTGACCAGAGAGCGGATTAGACAGATTGAAGCTAAGGCATTAAGAAAACTGCGCCATCCATCATCAAAGAAAAAACTGCAGGATTATCTTTAG
- the dnaG gene encoding DNA primase has protein sequence MDQIEEIKAKIDIVELVGSYVNLKQAGRNFKGLCPFHQEKTPSFMVNPELQIYKCFGCGKGGDAISFIQEVEGVEFREALEMLAEKAGVVLKFERKQGGGVRDQLLAVNEAAAEYYHFLLSKHQVGGEARKYLSGRGLNEKVIESFRLGYALPTWDGLVKYLVGKKGYKIDLLEQAGLVVKTGENKAYDRFRDRVVFPLIDHRGRVVGLAGRVMPGADEKAGAKYINSPETEVYHKSEMLYGFYQAKQAIREKDRVVLVEGEMDMISSFVAGVGETVAVKGTALTEGQIRLIRRMTRNLILALDADGAGQTATRRSIELAEKEGMYVRVVKVSGGKDPDDVAREKPGEWRKMVEQAVDVYDYYIESAVERYGGAQAQDKRRMSEEVVPVLARIENEVMRMHYAKKLARVLEVETEVVLSEMSRVGRMSVVRGENMSEDVSEVKDRGSGMERQILALLLRLDKEKGEGVLEEVVDLMEDSLQRVVKEWFGSKKEVVEFIKSLPAELRGLAEEAYIQEVDEERAERDLREVVEQWRKKRWREVMESLRKELVEAEENGDDERVAKLRDKVVRLSKKIAKV, from the coding sequence ATGGATCAAATAGAAGAGATTAAGGCAAAAATCGATATCGTGGAGTTGGTGGGGTCGTATGTGAACCTAAAGCAGGCGGGGAGGAACTTTAAGGGTTTGTGTCCGTTTCATCAGGAAAAGACGCCGTCATTCATGGTTAATCCGGAGCTGCAGATATACAAGTGCTTTGGGTGTGGAAAGGGTGGCGATGCGATCTCCTTTATTCAGGAGGTGGAAGGGGTGGAGTTTAGGGAGGCACTGGAGATGTTGGCTGAGAAGGCAGGTGTGGTTTTAAAATTTGAGCGTAAGCAAGGGGGAGGGGTAAGAGATCAGTTATTGGCTGTGAATGAGGCGGCAGCTGAGTATTATCATTTTTTGTTAAGTAAACACCAAGTGGGAGGAGAAGCGAGAAAGTATTTGTCGGGAAGAGGATTAAACGAGAAGGTGATAGAGAGTTTTAGATTGGGATATGCATTGCCCACGTGGGATGGTTTAGTGAAGTATTTGGTGGGTAAGAAGGGTTACAAGATTGATTTGCTGGAACAAGCTGGTTTGGTGGTCAAGACGGGAGAGAACAAGGCATATGATCGATTTAGGGACAGGGTGGTTTTTCCATTGATTGATCACAGGGGAAGGGTGGTGGGATTGGCAGGTAGAGTAATGCCAGGGGCTGATGAGAAAGCGGGGGCTAAATATATTAACTCACCCGAGACTGAGGTGTATCACAAGTCAGAGATGTTGTATGGTTTTTATCAAGCCAAGCAAGCTATACGAGAAAAGGATCGAGTAGTGTTAGTGGAGGGTGAGATGGATATGATTAGTAGTTTTGTGGCAGGTGTGGGAGAAACAGTCGCGGTAAAGGGAACAGCATTAACAGAGGGGCAGATAAGGCTGATAAGGAGGATGACGAGGAATTTGATATTGGCGTTGGATGCAGATGGTGCTGGTCAGACGGCGACAAGAAGGTCGATTGAGTTGGCTGAGAAGGAAGGTATGTATGTGCGGGTAGTGAAGGTAAGTGGGGGTAAGGATCCTGATGACGTGGCTAGGGAAAAACCAGGAGAGTGGCGGAAGATGGTGGAACAGGCGGTGGATGTATATGACTACTATATCGAGAGTGCGGTGGAGAGATATGGTGGTGCTCAAGCACAAGATAAACGGAGGATGAGTGAGGAGGTGGTGCCGGTGCTGGCAAGAATCGAGAATGAAGTCATGAGAATGCATTATGCAAAGAAGTTGGCGAGAGTCTTGGAGGTGGAGACGGAGGTGGTTTTAAGTGAGATGTCCAGAGTAGGGAGGATGAGTGTGGTGCGAGGAGAAAATATGAGTGAGGATGTGAGCGAGGTGAAGGATAGGGGTAGTGGAATGGAGAGACAGATATTGGCTTTGTTGTTGCGGTTAGATAAAGAGAAAGGTGAGGGGGTATTAGAAGAAGTAGTGGATTTAATGGAGGATAGTTTACAAAGAGTGGTTAAGGAATGGTTTGGAAGCAAGAAAGAAGTGGTTGAGTTTATTAAATCACTGCCGGCTGAGCTACGAGGTTTGGCAGAGGAGGCGTATATTCAGGAGGTTGATGAAGAGAGGGCAGAGAGAGATTTACGTGAAGTGGTAGAACAGTGGAGAAAAAAAAGGTGGAGAGAGGTGATGGAGAGCTTAAGGAAAGAGCTGGTTGAAGCAGAGGAAAATGGAGACGATGAGAGAGTGGCTAAGCTTCGGGATAAAGTGGTGAGATTGAGCAAAAAAATAGCTAAAGTTTGA
- a CDS encoding ComF family protein has product MRGWEWLFPVKCAGCGKEGVELCEGCRLRLVKARQVCVECRKGSIGGRTHKRCCKELGLDAVFRVFRYEGLMQRVIKAVKYRFRHQLLRECVGEYGRRQVFMRVDGVVPVPLHRVRENWRGFNQAMMLAEILAESWGVKVLEVVKRKKATRPVAEMGKNEREREILGAFELVNMELIKGKRLVVVDDVVTTGGTMKEVAKVLKKGGARWVGGWALAG; this is encoded by the coding sequence GTGAGAGGATGGGAGTGGTTGTTTCCAGTTAAGTGCGCTGGTTGTGGTAAGGAGGGGGTGGAGTTGTGTGAGGGGTGTAGATTGAGGTTAGTTAAGGCGAGGCAGGTTTGTGTTGAGTGTAGAAAAGGTTCGATTGGTGGTCGGACTCACAAGAGGTGTTGTAAAGAGTTGGGCCTAGATGCGGTTTTTAGAGTTTTTAGATATGAAGGATTGATGCAGAGGGTAATTAAGGCAGTTAAGTACCGGTTTAGACACCAGTTGCTTAGAGAGTGCGTGGGAGAGTATGGAAGGAGACAGGTTTTTATGAGAGTGGATGGGGTGGTGCCGGTGCCACTACATAGAGTAAGAGAGAACTGGAGAGGTTTTAATCAAGCAATGATGTTGGCTGAGATTTTGGCAGAGAGTTGGGGTGTTAAGGTGTTGGAAGTGGTTAAAAGAAAAAAAGCGACCAGGCCTGTGGCAGAGATGGGAAAAAATGAGAGGGAAAGGGAGATTTTGGGAGCATTTGAGCTGGTAAATATGGAGTTGATTAAGGGGAAGAGATTGGTGGTGGTAGATGATGTAGTGACAACAGGAGGAACTATGAAGGAGGTAGCTAAGGTGCTTAAGAAGGGAGGTGCAAGATGGGTGGGTGGATGGGCCTTGGCAGGCTAG
- the smpB gene encoding SsrA-binding protein SmpB, with protein MKAVNKKALSDYEVLDKWQAGIVLTGAEVKSAKKGALSMSGSRVVVLDDGGKEEVWVVGMQISPYEYSGDEEYDPVRRRKLLLRRDEVHEMAGKMRQKGLTVVPLKCYNSRGLIKVELALVRGKKKYEKREELRKRSEKREIEQAYKKRRLN; from the coding sequence ATGAAAGCGGTAAATAAGAAGGCCTTGAGTGATTATGAGGTGCTAGATAAGTGGCAGGCTGGAATAGTGCTGACGGGTGCTGAGGTTAAGAGTGCGAAGAAGGGGGCGTTATCGATGAGTGGTTCGCGGGTAGTGGTGTTGGATGATGGTGGAAAAGAGGAGGTTTGGGTGGTTGGAATGCAGATAAGTCCGTATGAGTATTCAGGTGATGAGGAGTATGACCCAGTGAGGCGAAGAAAGCTGCTTTTGAGGCGGGATGAGGTGCACGAGATGGCGGGTAAAATGAGGCAAAAAGGTTTGACGGTAGTGCCTCTAAAGTGCTATAATAGTCGTGGTTTAATAAAAGTGGAGCTGGCTCTAGTTCGGGGGAAGAAGAAGTACGAAAAAAGGGAGGAGTTGAGGAAAAGAAGTGAGAAGAGAGAAATAGAGCAAGCTTATAAAAAGAGGAGGCTAAATTGA
- a CDS encoding DUF5657 family protein, translated as MDLGEITGETGQIWILVKWFYLAAFGVYLIFSVIVWRQIVLMARTLNGVLEVPLKVMGLGLMAGAAVGLIWAMGTL; from the coding sequence ATGGACTTAGGAGAAATAACAGGAGAGACAGGACAGATTTGGATACTGGTAAAGTGGTTTTACTTGGCAGCCTTTGGAGTGTATTTGATTTTTTCAGTGATTGTGTGGAGACAGATAGTGTTGATGGCGAGAACCTTAAATGGAGTGTTGGAAGTGCCTTTGAAGGTGATGGGTTTAGGATTAATGGCTGGAGCAGCTGTAGGATTGATTTGGGCGATGGGAACACTTTAA
- a CDS encoding PH domain-containing protein, with translation MPQVFDAKKKGEGRRRGGRYSPVFEELSKKRDSAVWSAFAVTPPNLRFETQEPDEKIILLLRQHPVVNLGWIVVAVGMALMPAFWEYLPFSWLPVRFQLATAVLWYLLVLAYVLEKFLNWYFNVYIVTDERVVDIDFHGLIHRNLAVTQIANVQDVNFVQTGGMAAIFNYGDVFIQTAAEQREFDFLRVPNPGRVVEILYMLQQEEQQEELEGRLK, from the coding sequence ATGCCTCAGGTATTTGACGCAAAGAAAAAAGGTGAAGGAAGAAGACGAGGGGGTCGGTATAGTCCGGTGTTTGAGGAGTTGTCAAAGAAGAGAGATAGTGCTGTATGGAGTGCTTTCGCTGTTACTCCTCCTAACTTGCGGTTTGAGACCCAGGAGCCAGACGAGAAAATTATTCTATTGTTGAGACAGCATCCAGTGGTTAATTTAGGTTGGATAGTGGTAGCAGTGGGAATGGCCTTGATGCCAGCGTTTTGGGAGTATTTGCCGTTTTCATGGTTGCCGGTGAGGTTTCAATTGGCAACCGCAGTGCTGTGGTATTTATTGGTGTTGGCTTACGTATTGGAGAAGTTCTTAAATTGGTACTTTAATGTGTATATAGTGACTGATGAACGAGTAGTGGATATTGATTTTCACGGGCTGATTCATAGGAACTTGGCGGTAACACAGATTGCTAATGTACAAGATGTTAACTTTGTGCAGACTGGGGGTATGGCAGCCATTTTTAATTATGGTGATGTGTTTATTCAGACGGCGGCAGAGCAGAGAGAGTTTGATTTCTTGAGAGTGCCAAATCCGGGAAGAGTGGTGGAGATTCTGTATATGCTTCAGCAGGAGGAGCAACAAGAGGAGTTAGAAGGTAGATTAAAATAG